A region of the Pseudarthrobacter sp. MM222 genome:
CCGGTGACCAGGATGCTCAGGGCGCGGTCGACGACGTCGGAAAGTTGCCATGGCGGGACGACGGCGTCGATGAGGCCCTTGTCGAAGAGGTTCTCAGCCACTTGGACCCGCTCCGGAAACGGTGTGCCGTGAAGGGCCTCGTAGACGCGGGGTCCGAGGAAGCCGAGGAGGGCGCCGGGTTCGGCGACGGTGATGTGGCCGAGGGATCCCCAGGACGCCATGACGCCGCCGGTGGTAGGGTGCCGCAGGTAGACGAGGTAGGGCAGCCCCGCCTGGCGGTGCGCACGGACCGCGGCGCTGATTTTCACCATGGACAGGAATGCGATGGTACCTTCCTGCATGCGGGTGCCGCCCGACGCCGGGCCGGCCAGGAGGGGCAGGCCCTCCCGGGTTGCCCGTTCGACGGCGGTGACGATGCGTTCGGCTGCGGCGACGCCGATGGAACCGGCGAGGAAGCGGAATTCGCTGACGATGACGGCCACGCGCCGGCCCCGGATGAGGCCCTGGCCGGTGAGGACGGATTCATCCACGCCGGTCTTGGCGCGGGCAGCCGCCAGTTCCTGCCGGTACTCGGGGCCCGGATCGGGGTCCACAACCGGACCGTCCCAGCTCTGGTACGAGCCCGGATCGAGCACAGCCGTGATGAGTTCCGTGGCGTCCAGGTGCCTGGCCTTCTGTTCGGTCACCATGTTCAGCGCTTTTCCTGTTCCGGACCGGCTGGCGTGCCGGTTCCAGTCCCTGTTCTCCTCGTCTCGGCCGGCACCAGACCGAGCCACTGCCGGATCTGCTCCCCGTCCTGGTCCAGCAGCGGCGGCGCGGTGTGCGTTGTCAGCGTGGTTTCCGCGGTGTCCGCGGCGCTGAAGAACCGCAGCGGCGGACCGGGCAGGCTCACCTTCCCCAGAATTTTGTGCTCGACGTCGATCACGAGCCCCTGGGAATGGACCTGTTCCCACTCGTAGACTTCGTCCAGAGCGCGGACTTTGCCGGCCGGAATGCCTGCGGCGTTGAGTTTGGCGAGCAGCGGCTCGGCCTCGAATTCGGAGAAGGCCTGCTCGATTTCTTCGATGACTTTCGCGCGGTTGCGGACCCGGTCCGCGTTGGTGGCGAATTCCGGCCGCGCAGCGTCAATACCAAAGGCGGAGGCGAACGTGCTCCAAAGCTTCTCGCTGCCCACACTGATCTGCACACTGCCCTGCCGGCAGTGGAAAAGGCCGTAGGGGGCGATGGAGGGGTGGTGGTTTCCCTGCGCCTTGGGGACTTCGCCGGCGACCGTTGCCCTGGTGCCCTGGAAGGCGTGCACCCCGATGAGCGCCGCAAGCAGTGACGTGCGCACGATCTGGCCCTGGCCGGTCCGCTCGCGCTGCAGCAGCGCGGCGAGCGTCCCGAACGCCCCGTACATTCCGGACAGCAGATCGGCGATGGGAACGCCCACCCGCTGGGGATCGTCCGGCCCGGACCCGGTCAGGGACATCAGTCCGGCCTCTCCCTGGAGGATCTGGTCGTAGCCGCTGCGCCGGGATTCCGGCCCGTCGTGCCCGAAGCCGGTGATGGACAGGACCACCAGTGCAGGGTTCAACTCGTGCATTTCCGCGGCGGAGAAGCCCAGCCGGTCCAGGACGCCGGGGCGGAAGTTCTCGATGACGACGTCGGCGCGTTCCAGCAGTTCACGCAGGACTGTCCGGCCGTCGTCGCTCTTGAGGTCCAGGGCGATGGATTCCTTGTTGCGGTTGCAGGACAGGAAGTAGGTGGCCTGGGGATCGTCCTCGGGACCGACGAACGGGGGACCCCACCCGCGGGTGTCGTCTCCGGTGCCGGGGTTCTCGACTTTGATGACCCGGGCGCCGAGGTCGGCCAGCATCATGCCGGCGTGCGGGCCGGCCAAGGCACGGCTCAGGTCCACCACAAGGTAGCCCGCGAGCGGGCCCTCGGCGTGGATAGTCGGTTCAGTGCTCATGTTGATAGTCCTTTATGTGCGTGGAGGGAGCGGGCTGAAGGGGCGGGCTACATCCAGCCCGGGAGCACCATGACCAGCCAGGCAATGGCGGGGCCGACAGCGACGACGATGCCGCTGTACGCCAGAATCTGCTTGTAGAACTTGTCCTTGTCCACGTCTTCCGGAGCGTTGGCCAGCACCAGGGCGCCGTTGGTGGAGAACGGGGACACGTCCACGATCGTGGAGGACACAGCCAGGGCGGCGATCACCCCGACGGCGCCGATCTCTCCGGTCGCCAGGAACGGCACCGCGAGCGGGATCAGGGCCGCAAGGATCGCGGTGGAGGACGCGAACGCCGACACCACGGCGCCGATGTAGCAGATCAGCAGAGCCGCCAGGAGCGGCATGCCAAGTTGGGTCACGCCGTCGGACACGAACTTGATGGTGCCCGCTTCTTCGAGGACACCCACGAAGGTGAGCATGCCGCAGATGAGCAGCACGGTGGACCAGCTGATCTTGTTGACGGCACCCTTCTGTGCTGCCGGGGATACGAGGGCCAGGATGATGGCGATGGTAATGGAAACGAAGCCGACGTCCACCTTGAAGCCGAGGGAGATAACGGCCAGGGCGATCAATCCCAGGATGGTGACCAGCTGGGGCACGGACGCACGGGCACCGTTGGCCGGCTTCCCGGCGGACTCGGAGGAGCCGCCGGCAGGGGAACTGCCGGAGCCGCCGGAGGTGCCCTTAGCCGAAACGCCGGCGGAGGAAATATCGGAGCCGGAGCCCTGCAGTGTGACGCCGGCCGCGCGGGCGCCCAGGCTGACGGACATGCGCTTTGCGGCGGCCTGCTCGACGAGGCGGCCACCCTTGGTGGACAGCAGTTTGCTTCCGCCGAGGACGATGAACAGAACCACGGCAATGGCGAGGTTGAAGAAGAAGCTGGCCAGGAAGATCGCAATTGGGTTGGCTTCCAACTCCGTCTTGGCGATGATGCCGTTGACGGTGACGCCGTAGACAGCGATGGGGGAGAAGCCGCCGGCCTGTGCGCCGTGGACCACCATCATGCCCATCATGAGCGGGTTGATCTTGTGTTTGGCGGCGAAGCTCAGCGCAATCGGGGCGATGATGGCGACGGCAGCGGGGGAGAGGGCGCCGACGGCGGTAATCACCGCGGTGATGGCGAACATGACCCACGGGATGAGGGCGACTTTGCTGCCCACCATGCGCACCGCGCCACGGACCAACAGGTCAATGGTGCCGTTGTTTTGGGCAATCGCGAACAGGTACGTCACCCCGACGATCGTGAGGAACAGACCGCCGGGGAAGTTGGCGAGGATGTCGTTGGTGGACATTCCCAGCACGACCGAACCGAGCAGGAATGCCCCCACGAAGGCCAGGGCGCCCATGTTGAGGGGGAGCACCGTGGCCAGGAGGAACATCACCGCCAGGATGATGATGGACAGGACGGGAGCGGACATCTTTGTTCCTCCGGAGTAGAAGTTAGTGTGAAGTGGCTCACTGGCCTAGCCTCCTAGACACTAGGTGTCTTTGTCAATAGTTCTCCGGTAGTCTTAGGGCCCAGAGCCTTCGCCGAAAGGAAGCGCATGCCTAAGCAGTCCGCAACCCAACAGATTTCCCGGGTCTCGCGCCCTCGGCTCTACGAACAGCTCGTGGAACAGCTCATGGACTACATCGAGGCTGCCCAGCTAGGCCCCGGGGATACGTTGCCGGCCGAGCGTGAACTTGCAGAACGGCTCGGCGTTTCGCGCGCAACGCTGGCCCAGGCGCTCGTGGCGCTGGAAGTGCTGGGTGTGATCGACGTCCAGCACGGCACCGGTGCGGTGTTGGTCTACCGTCCGAATGTTCCCTCCGTACTCAAGGGCCTCCGAGAGCACCGCAGCCGGCTCCCTGAAATCGTGGAGGCTCGGAGCACGTTGGAGGTAAAGCTTGCCGAGCTCGCCGCCGCGAGGCGCAGCGATGCCGACATGAAAGCCATCGACGAGGCGCTCGACGCGATGGCGGAGGAGGTGGCCTCTGGCGCGAAGGGTGCGCGGGGCGACGAACTCTTTCACCAGGCCGTGACCGCGGCTGCGCACTCGGCCGTGCTGGGCCAACTGATGACGTTCATTGCAGGCATGATCCTGGAAACCCGCCTCGAATCACTCGGGCAGCCGGGCCGCCCGGAGCAGTCCCTTGCGTCCCACCGCAAGATCGCCGACGCAATCAGGGACCAGGATTCCGCTGCCGCTGCCGCGGCGATGATGGAGCACATCGAACTGGTTTCGGACGTAGCCCTGCTGAAAGACGTGGCCCTGCTGAAGAACGGCTGAATCCTTTGCTAAGCGCCAAGGATCTGTGCAGATGAGCGCGGAGAAATTAGGCTCAGCCTGAACGATCCAATGATGGAGGACGCACATGAAACCCTTGCCGCTGCTGAATCTCGTTTCTCGACTGGAGGACAGTGCCTGGCTTGATCCATGGGTAACACGGGTCAAAGGAACCGTGAACTCGGTCGTCCCGTTCCCATGGCTTCGTGATGTGCTCCACGGGGTGCCCTTGGGACACCCGGTTCATCCTCTTGCGGTCCAAATACCGTTGGGGGCCTGGACGTCGGCCGCCGTTTTGGATGCTGTGCCCGGAAACGAGCGCGCCGCGGGCATTCTGATTGGCGTGGGGGCCATCGCCGCGGTCCCTTCGGCTGTCGCTGGCTTCACCGACTGGTCGGAACTCCATGAGCAGCAACAGCGCGTGGGCCTGGTACACGCCGCGGCGAACATCGCGGCCACCGGACTGTACATCGCGTCACTGGTGGAGCGGTCCCGCGGGCGGCAGTCGCGAGGCAAGCTGCTCGGATACCTGGGTTTTGCCACCGTTGGTGCCGGCGGCTTCCTCGGCGGCCACCTCACATATCGTCAGGCCGCCGGGGTAAACCACAGCGAGGATGTTCCGCACCGCTTCCCGGTCGGTTGGCATACCCTCGCCCCGTTGAACGAGCTCGCCGAAGGCGAGCTGGAAAAACGGACGGTGGCCGGTATGCCGCTGCTCGTGTTCCGGGAGGGCCAGGTGGTCCACGTCTTGTCGGACGTCTGCAGCCACCTCTCCGGGCCCCTCCACGAGGGCAAGCTCGACGAGCGCGGGGAGGCCTGCGTGATCTGTCCGTGGCATGGCAGCGTCTTTGAGCTGCGCACCGGAGAAGTCAGGGGCGGACCGGCGACGGCGGGCCAGCCGCGGTTCAGCACACGCATCGAGGAGGGTGTGGTGGAGGTGTCCCTCCCCGGGGCCGGGTAGGCGAGCCAACCCGGCGGACGGCGGGTGCCTTCCGTCAGCGCTTCTTACGCAGCCAGGGTCCCAACAACCGGGTGGTGACGGGAAGAAAGACATACGTCATCAGCGGCGTGAGGAGACAGGCGGCCAGCAGCACCTGGTAGGGAAGGGGCCATTCCTGGGTCAGCGGGTGCAGCAGGAAATTGGCCAGAAGGCTGAGCGGAAAAAGGGCAGAAAGATGCTGACCATCTGCTTCCACCGGGGCGGAACCACGGTCTCGGGAACGCTGAGGCGGACATCGCCGGGCTGCGCGAACCAGCCTTCGATGCCCGTGCGCCGTTCGATCTGCGTGACCTCCACGAGGTCAGCTGCACTGTCGATCCACCAGCGCCGCTCGTCGGACTGCTCCCAGTCGCTGAGCAGGTTGGCATCGGCAAAGCGGTACAGCATGTGCCATTCGTTGGAGTCTGCGGCTGAGCGGACCCAGCCGGATCCGAGGTAGCCGGGCCATTCGCGGGCGAGTTCCTGGCCTGCGTGCGCCCAGGCGCTGGCCTGACGCGTCCGGCCGGGTTGGACTGTGCGGGCCACGGACACAGTGACTGGCTGGAGCTGGGAATCGGAGATGGTCACCATAGGAATCTTACCGACGGCGCGGCACCTCCGTGTCGGACCTGCCGGCCCTGACAGTGCGTCGAACCTAGCGCAGCGCCCGACGTGTCGGACCCGACAGTGCGGTTGAACGGCACACAGCCGGGGCCAGCACAACGCGAAGCCCGTCATCGCCGGCTGGAAGGACCTGGGCTTCACCCCGAAGTGGTCAGAACTGGCTTCCGAGAAGAAAGCCGGCAACGCTTGGTGGAGGGTTTTGACGGGTGGGGCAATGTGATCGGCTATGCGGGCTAGGGCGGCGCTTGTGGGCACCCCGGCTGCGCTTATTACACAATGGCGTGAATACAGCCAAGGCTGTACTATGACCCGTATGGAAACGCTCACCCAGGCACCAGTGCTGGCCCGGTTCGGCTATGCAGTGTCAGACCCGACCCGCGCCCGGATCCTTCTGGCACTCTCGGAAACTCCGTCCTATCCCTCGGATCTGGCTGATTCCTTGGGAGTCTCGCGTCAGAGCATGTCCAACCACCTGACGTGCCTGCGGGGCTGCGGGCTGGTTGTTGCCGTCCCTGACGGGCGGCGGAGCCGCTATGAGCTGGCAGATGCCCGGCTTGGCAACGCCATCAAGGACCTGATCGGTGTTGTGCTTGCGGTGGACCCGGCGTGCTGTTCCCCGGATGGGGAGTGCTTCGCATGACCGCGCTGCTTCACGCGCCCAGTCCGGATCGCCGCAAGGTGCTGAGCCGGAGGATCAGGCTGTTCGCGGCAGCCACCATTACCTATAACGTCATTGAGGCTAGTGTGGCACTCTGGGCCGGCGGGGTCGCGGACTCTTCGGCGCTTATCGGCTTCGGCCTGGACTCGGTCATTGAAGTAACTTCCGCCCTGGCTCTTTCCTGGCAATTCTCTGCCAAGGACCCGGAACGACGTGAGCACCTGACTTTGCGGATCATCGCCATTTCCTTCTTCGCCCTCGCCGCGTTCGTGACCGTGGATGCCCTCCGGTCACTCACGGGCGCAGGGGAGGCCCAGCACTCGACACCGGGCCTCGTGATCGCAGCACTGAGCCTGTCGATCATGCCTGTCCTGTCGTGGGCGCAGCGCCGGGCCGGGCGGGAACTTGGCTCCAGGACCGCCGTAGCGGATTCCAAACAGACGCTGCTCTGCACGTACCTCTCCGCCGTCCTGCTGATTGGCTTGATCCTGAACAGCACTCTGGGGTGGTGGTGGGCCGATGCCGGCGCGGCATTGGTCATTGCAGGTATCGCCGTCCGGGAAGGCATCAACGCCTGGCGCGGCGAGGTCTGCTGCGCCATACCGCACGCCACCGAGTGCCACGCTGAAGAGGATGATGGCTGCTGCCCGCCCAGCGAAGAGTCCTCAACAACATCTGCCTTCGCGGTGCCCGTGACAGCAGCGACGGCAGGCAAAGAGCCTGTGGATTCCTGCTGCGCAAGGCGCAAATCAGACGCATTGGCTGCGCCGGTCGTCGTTAACCTTGGAACAAAGCCGGCTGATCGATGAGCGCAGTCGTTTCCGCCCGACGGGTCCGCCTCGTAATCTGGATTCTCCTTGCGGCCCTCGTCGGCGCTGGGGTGATCTGGTACTTCGTACTCACCGCCAATAAGCCCGCTCCGGCCGCACCTCTGGCGGCTGCCGACGCCCAGCTCATCAGGGAAGACAGCCACCGGGTCACGAGCCCGGCCACTGAGAAGGCCCAGCTGGTCGAGTTCCTGGACTTCGAGTGCGAATCCTGCCGTGCTGCTGAGCCGCTGGTCGCGGAACTGCAGAAGGAGTACGGGGACCGGATCACGTTCGTTCACCGCTACTTCCCGCTGCCCGGCCACCGTAATTCCGTCCCCTCAGCCGTGGCCGTGGAAGCCGCAGCCCAGCAGGGCAAGTATGAGGAAATGGCTGCCAAGCTATTCGAGACCCAGCCAAAATGGGGCGAGAAACAGGACTCCCAGGCAGCACTGTTTAGGACCTTCGCGCAGGAACTGGCTCTGGACATGGACAGGTACGACGCGGCAGTCGCGGACCAGGCAACCAAGGACCGCATCAGCAAGGACGTCGCCGACGGACGCGCCCTCGGCGTGACAGGCACGCCCACCTTCTACCTTGACGGAAAGAAGCTCACCCTGAACACCGAAGCCCAGTTCCGGCAGCTGCTCGACGAAGCCGCGCGCTAGCGTGGCTTTGACAGTCGGGCAAGGCAAACCACCGGCTTTGTTCCTTTCTATTGCCAGCCCGCCATCACCGGGGCGCATGAGAAGAGCGGGGCACCGGGTCGGCCACCTCAGGCGGTGTGGGAATATCCTTTGATAGAACGGCCCCCACCGTATCAAGGCCCTGGTTTCCGCTGCACTCCAAACAGGATTCGGGCGTCCGCTCCAGCCCGTCCAGCCCCTTCTTCAGGGTAGCCTGCCTAAGGGTCTAGGGAAGGTCGGTGTCGTGGACATCTTGAGCGACGTAAACAGCGAGTGGCTGAGGGCCCTGACGTGGCTTTCGGCGATCGCCGCCGGGTTGCTGCTGTGTTTTTGGCGGCCCCGCAGGCCTCATCTGGGTGCCCTTGGAGCCGTCCTCGTCTTCGCGATGGCTAACATCGGCGCGGGCATCTACGTCCTGTCCCACCTCGGCGATTCCCGCTGGGGCGGCGGTGCGGAGGACAGGCTCGGCGCTCCTCCCAAACTGGCTGATACTCCCGTTGTTGGGCGGTTTCTGGGAGACCTCGACGCTGCCATGAGCGGAGTGGTGGACGGCGTCAATGAATTCATCGATTTTCGGGCATCGCTTCCGGTCGCGGTGGAATTCCTTGCGGCAGCGGGATGGGCCCTGCTGGTCGCGGTGCCACTGGGCATCCTCGCGCTGATTGTGAGCTACCGGGACGGGCAGCGCCGCAAGAAGGAATTCGCCAGATACAGCTCGCGGGTCGAAGAACTCAGCGCCGAGCTCGAGGAAATCAAGCGCCACCTCGGCTACCCAAACCGCGATTGAAACCAGCAAGCAGCGCCGCGTGAGCCGACCGTGTGCGAGGTGTTGAGTGGCGCACCTCGGAGTAGTAGCGTGATTGCACGGTTAACTCGCAGCACCTTCACCCGGGAGCGACCATGCCATCAGTGAGACGCCGACTCGCTGCAATCACGGCGGCTCTGGCCTTGAGTGTTACCAGCGGTGTCGTCGTCAGCCCCGCCGTCGCAGATCCGCGGGAAACGGAAAAGACAGCCACCGCCACCGGATACGGCGGCGCAGTGAGCACCGTGGATTTGGAGGCATCCGGAGCGGCGATTGAAGTCCTCCGCAGAGGCGGCAACGCGGCGGACGCCGCCGTCGCGGCGGCCGCGACCCTGGGCGTGACCGAGCCCTACAGCGCAGGGATCGGCGGTGGAGGCTACTTCGTGTTCTACAGCGCGAAGACCCGCCGGGTCAGCACCATCGACGGCCGCGAAACTGCTCCGGCGGCGATGCGGCACGACGCGTTCATCGACCCGGGGACGGGCAAACCGTACCGCTTCACGCCGGAGCTCGTCACCAGTGGCGTCTCCGTCGGCGTCCCCGGCACGCCGGCCACGTGGGAGCGCGCGCTCGACCGTTGGGGCACGATGAGCCTCGCCGAGGCCCTCACGCCTGCAATCAACGTCGCGACCCGGGGTTTCGTGGTCGACGATACGTTCCGCCTGCAGACCCTCGACAACCAGGTCCGCTTCGCGGCGTTCACCTCGACGAGCAAGCTGTTCCTGCCGGGCGGAACAGCACCCGCCGTCGGCAGTGTCTTCCAGAACCCCGAACTCGCCGAAACCTACCGGCTCCTCGGCGAGAACGGCGCACGCGGCTTCTACCGCGGCGCCCTCGCGGCGGAAATCGCGGCCACCGTCCAGTCCCCGCCCAAGGCGCCTGGCACGGCGCTGCCCGTCCCGGTCGGCAATATGACGACGGCGGATCTGGCCGCCTACCGCGTGCTGGATCAGGCACCCACGCACGTGGACTACCGCGGCCTGGACGTTTACGGCATGGCGCCGTCGAGCAGCGGTGGCACCACCGTCGGGGAGGCGCTGAACATCCTCGACCCGTTCAACATCTCGGAGATGGCCCAGCCCGACGCCCTGCACCACTACCTCGAGGCGAGCGCCCTCGCCTTCGCGGACCGGGGGAAATACGTGGGCGACCCCGCGTTCGTCGACGTCCCCACCAAGGCGCTCACCGATCCCCGGTTCGGCAAAGAGCGCTCCTGCCAGATTGATCCGCGGCACGCGGCCAAGAAGCCCGTCCCGCCGGGGGACGTGGCCAAGTACGACGGCGCGTGCCCGGCCGCCGCTGCCGCGCCTGCCACCGAGAGGGACACGGAGAACATCTCGACCACCAACCTGACGGTCGCGGACAAATGGGGAAACGTGGTTGAGTACACGCTCACCATCGAGCAGACGGGCGGCTCCGGCATCGTGGTTCCCGGCCGCGGGTTCCTGCTCAACAACGAACTGACCGACTTTAGTGCCGTCTACGACCCGGCCGACCCGAACCGGATCGAGCCGGGCAAGCGTCCGCGCTCCTCGATGTCACCAACCATCATCCTCAAGGACGACAAACCGTTCCTCGCGCTCGGCTCGCCCGGCGGGTCCACGATCATCACCACCGTCCTGCAGACGATCCTGAACCGGGTGGACCTGGGCATGAGCATTTCCAAGGCGATCGCCGCGCCGCGTGCGGCGCAGCGGAACTCGGCCAGTGTGACGGCGGAGTCGGGATTCATCGCCGCCTACGGAAGCCAGCTCGCGCCGTACGGCCACGTGCTGGAGCCGGCCGGGGCGCCGTCGACGTCCGCGGCGGAGATCGGTGCGGCGACGGCAATCGAGTTCAAGTCCGACGGGCGCATGGTCGCCGCTGCTGAGCCGGTGCGGCGTGGGGGCGGCTCCGCGATGGTGGTCAAACGTTCACGCTGAGGTCCCCGCCCGGTGCTCCATCGGTGGTTTCGGAAAATTGATCGGGGGAACCGATGATCACGGTGCGCTTCCAGTACCTCAGCGGGATAAAGCAGCGCCTCTTCCGAAACGCCCGCCTGGCCGGCTCGTGGAACGGCTGGGGCGACCTGCCCATGCAGGAGGTCACCGGCGAGGACGGCTGTCCGGCCTTTGAAGCGACCGTGGTCTTCGACGACGCCGTGGCAGGACAGGAGGTCCGGTGGGGTGTCCGCCTGGACGGTCCGTCCGGTGCGAACCAGTGGGCGATCGCCACCGAGGACCCGTATCCCAACCCTGTGCGAACGGAGCGCATTTTCATCCTGCCGACGGCCGGAGGGCACGATACGGCCCGGTACTGCCTGACCGTCAGCCGGTTCTTCGGGGCCCAGAAACTGCACCAGTACGGCAAGGAGCACCTCCGGTTCGCGGCGTGGGCTCCGAACGCCCAGGCGGTCGACGTCGTCTTCGGGAAAAAGGACAACGGCTATATCTACGACGACGGACGCGGCATCGACCCGAACCAGCCGGTGATCCCGCTGCACGGCATTGGCGCGGGCATCTGGGCCAGTGTTCCCCGGGCCGACTTCGCGTCCTTCGTGGGCCTGCCCTACATGTACCGCGTTCGCACCGCGCAGGGAGTGGTCCGGATGCGCACCGACCTCCACTCCCGGTGGCAGATGGGACGCGGCGCCATCAATCCGGAAAACCCGAACCACCCTGCCTGGGACGGGAATCCGGACAGCCTGGACGGAGGCGTGAGCTGCAGCGTCGTCATCGACCAGGACGTGGTGCGGGAAGAATTCGAACCGACCACCGACCCGCCGAAGCAGCTTCCCGACGAGGAGTTCTGGCTCACCGAGTTCACCCCTGCCACGCCGGTGCCGACCCGGCTGACGGAACTGGTGATCTACGAACTCCACATAGGATCGCTGGGATTCAGTCGGATTGACGCCGGCAAACTCCGGGATGCCATGGAGTTCATCCCTCATCTGGTGTCCCTCGGGATCAACGCGGTGGAACTGATGCCGGTGTCTGAGACCGGCGGGACCTTCAGCTGGGGTTACGGCGACACCCATCACTTCGTCATCGAGTCCAGCGCCGGCGGACGCGACAAGTACAAGCACTTCGTGCGGGAGTGCCACCGCAACGGGATAGCCGTCATCCAGGACGTCGTCTACAACCACTTCGACAACACCGCCGATCGGGCCCAATGGCAATACGACTCCGACCTGCCCGAGCAGAACATCTACTACTGGTACGAGGGCCGGTCCGCCGACCACGGGAACCCGGACAACGGGTACCTCCAGAACGGGTCTTCGGGACGGACCCCGCGACTGTGGGAGGAGAACGTCCGGCAGCTTTTCATCAGCAGCGCGGCGGAGTTCGCAGCGGAGTTCCACGTCGACGGCTTCCGCGTGGATCTCACCGAGGCCATCCACCGCGACCACCGGCGGGAGATCGATGGGTCGGAAGTTCTCGCGGCGCAGCTGTACGGGCACAAACTGTTGCGGGAGTGGAGCCGCACGCTGAACCTTATCCGTCCCTCCGCTATTCGAATTGCCGAAGATCACTCGGGCTGGAACAAAATCACCGAACCCGCTGACACCGGCGGGATGGGCTTCAATGCAACCTGGTTCTCGGACCTGTACCACGACCTCATCGGCGACGCCGCCAACCATGAGGACAGGGCGAAAATACTGCACGGTGCCGGATTCGGGACCGACGGCCCGCTGCCCTGGACCCAGTTCTGCGGCTCCTTCGCCAGGACGGGGGAGGCGCACGTTGTCTATCACGAATCCCACGATGAGGCAGGAAACGCGCAGGGCACTCTGCGCACCATCCGCGCGGCCATCAACGACGCCGTCCTGCACGGGCCGACCCGGGACGTCGCCGAGGCCAGGACGCGCGTCGTCGCCGGGATCAGCATGCTCTCGGCCGGCACGCCGATGTTTTTTATGGGCGAGGAAATCGGCGCGCGGAAGCCTTGTAAGTACGACGACATCCCGGGCGGACGGGAGGACATCCTGGGTGAGCGTTCCGGGCTCGGTGCGAACCTGTTCCGCTACTACCAGGACCTGATCCGGCTCCGCCGGGGCAGCCGGGCCTTCCGTTCGCGCACCATCGACATCATCCACGCCTCTGATGACGCCCGGGTTCTTGCCTTCGTCCGTTCCGACGGCACCACCCGTGAGCTGGTCGTCGCGTCCCTGAACAACCATCCGTTTGCGGCCGGGTACACCCTGCGAACGACGGCGGACCGGCTGGCCCCGGGCGGATGGCAGGAAATTTTCAACAGCGATTCCAGGTTCTATGGCGGAACCGATCTGGGCAACTACGGTGCCGTGCTGCCAAGTCAGGACGGGCGGATCGATGTGCGGTTGCCGGCCAACGGCCTCGTCGTCCTGCGACGGACGTGATCCTGCTCCCGCCCGTTTTCTTGCGTGTTCACGTGAAGATATCGGCCACATACCTGCCGTGGGTGCGTTCCACATCATCGATCCACGCGTCGGCCTCCGCAACAGATGCGCCGGTCGCCTCCCGATAGATGCGCTCGCACGTGTCCCGCACCTGCGGCGCCATGTGTTTGCCGTCGCCGCAGACGTAGACGGTTGCGCCCTGT
Encoded here:
- a CDS encoding alpha-amylase family glycosyl hydrolase, with translation MITVRFQYLSGIKQRLFRNARLAGSWNGWGDLPMQEVTGEDGCPAFEATVVFDDAVAGQEVRWGVRLDGPSGANQWAIATEDPYPNPVRTERIFILPTAGGHDTARYCLTVSRFFGAQKLHQYGKEHLRFAAWAPNAQAVDVVFGKKDNGYIYDDGRGIDPNQPVIPLHGIGAGIWASVPRADFASFVGLPYMYRVRTAQGVVRMRTDLHSRWQMGRGAINPENPNHPAWDGNPDSLDGGVSCSVVIDQDVVREEFEPTTDPPKQLPDEEFWLTEFTPATPVPTRLTELVIYELHIGSLGFSRIDAGKLRDAMEFIPHLVSLGINAVELMPVSETGGTFSWGYGDTHHFVIESSAGGRDKYKHFVRECHRNGIAVIQDVVYNHFDNTADRAQWQYDSDLPEQNIYYWYEGRSADHGNPDNGYLQNGSSGRTPRLWEENVRQLFISSAAEFAAEFHVDGFRVDLTEAIHRDHRREIDGSEVLAAQLYGHKLLREWSRTLNLIRPSAIRIAEDHSGWNKITEPADTGGMGFNATWFSDLYHDLIGDAANHEDRAKILHGAGFGTDGPLPWTQFCGSFARTGEAHVVYHESHDEAGNAQGTLRTIRAAINDAVLHGPTRDVAEARTRVVAGISMLSAGTPMFFMGEEIGARKPCKYDDIPGGREDILGERSGLGANLFRYYQDLIRLRRGSRAFRSRTIDIIHASDDARVLAFVRSDGTTRELVVASLNNHPFAAGYTLRTTADRLAPGGWQEIFNSDSRFYGGTDLGNYGAVLPSQDGRIDVRLPANGLVVLRRT
- the ggt gene encoding gamma-glutamyltransferase, which encodes MPSVRRRLAAITAALALSVTSGVVVSPAVADPRETEKTATATGYGGAVSTVDLEASGAAIEVLRRGGNAADAAVAAAATLGVTEPYSAGIGGGGYFVFYSAKTRRVSTIDGRETAPAAMRHDAFIDPGTGKPYRFTPELVTSGVSVGVPGTPATWERALDRWGTMSLAEALTPAINVATRGFVVDDTFRLQTLDNQVRFAAFTSTSKLFLPGGTAPAVGSVFQNPELAETYRLLGENGARGFYRGALAAEIAATVQSPPKAPGTALPVPVGNMTTADLAAYRVLDQAPTHVDYRGLDVYGMAPSSSGGTTVGEALNILDPFNISEMAQPDALHHYLEASALAFADRGKYVGDPAFVDVPTKALTDPRFGKERSCQIDPRHAAKKPVPPGDVAKYDGACPAAAAAPATERDTENISTTNLTVADKWGNVVEYTLTIEQTGGSGIVVPGRGFLLNNELTDFSAVYDPADPNRIEPGKRPRSSMSPTIILKDDKPFLALGSPGGSTIITTVLQTILNRVDLGMSISKAIAAPRAAQRNSASVTAESGFIAAYGSQLAPYGHVLEPAGAPSTSAAEIGAATAIEFKSDGRMVAAAEPVRRGGGSAMVVKRSR